The following are encoded together in the Flavihumibacter fluvii genome:
- a CDS encoding trifunctional MMPL family transporter/lysophospholipid acyltransferase/class I SAM-dependent methyltransferase codes for MENIFVLVHRFFKKHRMLFWCALCTAFILPALVASRIHLEEDITSIIPKDDKTQALNEVFQQSKLLDKMIITVSVKDTTLTEPDSLVQFSDELANAVQSGLPAYIADISHVVDDEASIGLLATINEHLPVFLEESDYASIDTLIGAGGVRSTLERNFRTLTGPAGLALKQFIAKDPSGISNLALKKLQLLQFDQQFELYDSHILTRDLKKAILFISPAFPKNNTGKNAIFLAGLDHIIDSLQQLHPAIQAHYFGGTAVAVGNALQLRRDTLVTQGITVLFLVVFLALYFRRASAPVLTLVPAVFGALFALACIALLKGSISVIALGTGSVILGIAVNYSLHVLNHFRHEQDMERVLRDLSHPMTIGSITTVGGFLCMQWVESDMLRDLGLFGAISLIGAAIFSLVFLPQLITGKNKSLPVRHNWLDRFATKKFAANKILVGLILALTVFFAFYAGKVAFEPDMNRMNYMSASLKTAEQEMNQLNAFALQSVYIISSGKNLQAALQRNEKVVDQLNGLAAKGIIRKFSGASAILVSDSLQQLRIRRWENYWTNEKQIRLLETLQKEGAQIGFSAKAFIPVKAMLEKRFTPVADTLEKNITGGLLDNYILRQDTAVKVLTMVKTTPENKAAVYAAFDRQDKVTVLDMQYVTSRLVDMVRKDFNSISWMAALIVFSVLLVSFGRIELTLIAFIPMLITWIWILGIMALLHIPFNIVNIIISALIFGLGDDYSLFTLDGLLQEYKTGKNNVDSFRSSILLSAITTIAGLGVLIFAKHPSLRSIALIAITGIFCVVLISQVLIPVLFRALITSRTDKGRQPLTAWSIFTSVFAFLYFTIGAILLSIVAIFLLVLNPFAGEKARYIYHVILSKFIWSLMYIMGNVKKTVLNPGNEQFSTPAVIISNHQSFLDILSIIMLNPRIILMTNDWVWRSPVFGFVVRMAGYFPVAKGIENNLEQLAARFKEGYSIAVFPEGTRSLDGEMKRFHKGAFYLAEQLQADILPVMLHGTGYTMGKGDYLLKDGHIIVEILPRIKSGDTSFGMGYAAQTKAISRQFKAIHQQRRQVYEQGAWFRKQLLANYLYKGPTVEWYMRIKTGLEKNYQAFIEEVPLQGKILDIGCGYGSMSYMLHFTGREREITGIDYDEEKILTASHCFSKDASIRFIHGNAMDFGNEYYDCMIIADVLHYLEPAQQAGLLDKCMSQLLPGGKIIVREGNSEMGKAHERTRLTEFFSTRIMGFNKTATDRLYFLSATAIRSIAESRGFHCREIKDSNFTSNVIFILAQKDN; via the coding sequence ATGGAAAATATTTTCGTGCTGGTCCATCGCTTCTTCAAAAAACACCGGATGCTCTTCTGGTGCGCTTTGTGTACCGCTTTCATATTGCCCGCCCTTGTCGCCAGCCGCATTCACCTGGAAGAAGATATCACCAGTATCATTCCTAAGGACGACAAAACACAGGCTCTGAACGAGGTCTTCCAGCAATCGAAACTGCTGGATAAAATGATCATCACGGTCTCGGTAAAAGATACCACCCTTACAGAACCGGACAGCCTGGTGCAGTTTTCCGATGAATTGGCAAATGCTGTCCAGTCCGGCCTTCCGGCCTATATTGCTGATATTTCTCACGTGGTTGATGACGAGGCCAGCATTGGCTTACTGGCCACTATCAATGAACACTTGCCGGTTTTCCTGGAAGAATCCGACTATGCCTCTATTGATACGCTGATTGGAGCCGGTGGCGTGAGATCCACACTGGAAAGGAATTTCCGCACGCTTACAGGCCCGGCCGGCCTGGCACTAAAGCAGTTTATCGCGAAAGACCCCTCTGGCATTTCAAACCTGGCCCTGAAGAAATTGCAGTTGTTGCAATTCGACCAGCAATTTGAATTGTATGACAGCCATATCCTCACGCGTGACCTCAAAAAAGCGATCCTGTTTATCAGTCCGGCTTTCCCCAAAAATAATACCGGTAAGAATGCGATTTTCCTGGCTGGACTGGATCATATAATCGATAGCCTCCAGCAACTGCATCCTGCGATCCAGGCACACTATTTTGGCGGAACAGCAGTGGCTGTGGGCAACGCCTTGCAGCTTAGGAGAGATACCCTGGTAACACAGGGCATCACCGTTTTATTCCTGGTTGTTTTCCTGGCATTGTATTTCAGGCGGGCATCAGCGCCTGTATTGACCCTGGTGCCTGCGGTTTTTGGGGCGCTCTTTGCGCTGGCCTGTATTGCGCTGCTCAAAGGCTCTATTTCAGTGATCGCCCTGGGTACAGGTTCTGTGATCCTGGGCATTGCCGTTAATTACTCCCTGCATGTGCTGAACCACTTCCGGCATGAACAGGATATGGAAAGGGTGCTGCGCGACCTCAGCCACCCGATGACCATCGGCAGCATCACAACGGTCGGTGGATTTTTATGCATGCAATGGGTGGAGTCTGATATGTTACGCGACCTTGGACTTTTCGGGGCCATCAGTTTAATTGGGGCCGCCATCTTTTCCCTGGTTTTCCTGCCGCAACTGATCACCGGCAAAAACAAATCCCTGCCCGTCCGGCATAACTGGCTCGACCGTTTTGCCACGAAGAAATTTGCCGCTAATAAAATACTGGTCGGACTTATCCTGGCACTTACCGTTTTCTTCGCTTTCTATGCCGGGAAAGTGGCCTTTGAGCCGGATATGAACCGCATGAATTATATGTCGGCTTCCCTTAAAACCGCCGAACAGGAGATGAACCAGCTGAATGCCTTTGCCCTGCAATCGGTATATATTATCTCTTCCGGCAAAAACCTGCAGGCCGCCCTTCAACGCAACGAAAAAGTGGTGGACCAATTGAATGGCCTGGCCGCAAAAGGCATTATCAGGAAATTCTCCGGGGCTTCGGCTATACTGGTATCTGATTCATTGCAACAGCTTCGTATCAGGCGTTGGGAAAACTACTGGACCAATGAAAAACAAATTCGTTTACTGGAAACCCTGCAAAAGGAAGGCGCACAAATCGGCTTTAGCGCGAAGGCCTTTATACCGGTAAAGGCCATGCTGGAAAAAAGATTTACCCCGGTCGCGGATACCCTGGAAAAAAACATCACCGGCGGCCTCCTGGATAATTATATCCTCCGCCAGGATACGGCCGTGAAAGTGCTGACCATGGTGAAGACCACTCCAGAAAATAAGGCAGCCGTGTATGCGGCTTTTGACCGCCAGGATAAGGTGACGGTATTGGATATGCAATACGTTACCAGCCGCCTGGTGGATATGGTCCGCAAAGACTTCAACAGCATCAGCTGGATGGCTGCACTGATTGTATTCAGCGTCTTGCTGGTGTCCTTTGGCCGGATCGAACTCACCCTGATCGCATTCATTCCCATGCTCATCACCTGGATCTGGATCCTGGGTATCATGGCCTTGCTGCACATTCCTTTCAATATCGTAAACATCATTATTTCTGCGCTGATATTCGGACTCGGCGACGACTATAGTTTATTTACACTGGATGGCTTATTGCAGGAATATAAAACGGGTAAGAATAATGTGGATTCTTTCCGGTCCTCCATCCTGTTATCGGCAATAACGACCATCGCCGGATTGGGCGTACTGATTTTTGCAAAACATCCTTCCTTACGCAGTATTGCGCTGATCGCGATCACCGGCATTTTTTGCGTGGTACTGATCTCGCAGGTATTGATCCCGGTACTGTTCAGGGCCCTCATCACCAGCCGCACGGACAAAGGACGCCAACCACTAACTGCCTGGAGCATTTTCACTTCTGTGTTTGCCTTCCTCTACTTTACAATTGGCGCAATATTGTTATCCATTGTGGCGATCTTTTTACTGGTATTGAATCCCTTTGCAGGCGAAAAGGCCAGGTACATTTATCACGTTATTTTGTCAAAATTCATCTGGAGCCTGATGTACATCATGGGCAATGTGAAGAAGACCGTGCTCAATCCGGGCAATGAACAATTCAGCACACCGGCTGTCATCATCAGCAACCACCAGTCTTTCCTGGATATATTATCGATTATCATGCTGAACCCCAGGATCATCCTGATGACCAATGACTGGGTCTGGCGTTCGCCGGTCTTTGGATTTGTAGTGCGGATGGCAGGTTATTTCCCCGTGGCCAAAGGCATTGAAAACAACCTGGAGCAACTGGCTGCACGGTTTAAGGAGGGCTACTCCATTGCTGTTTTCCCTGAAGGCACCCGTTCCCTTGATGGCGAAATGAAAAGGTTCCATAAAGGCGCCTTTTACCTGGCGGAACAACTGCAGGCCGATATCCTTCCCGTTATGTTACATGGTACCGGCTACACGATGGGGAAGGGGGATTATTTATTGAAGGACGGACATATTATCGTTGAAATATTACCACGGATAAAATCCGGCGACACCAGCTTTGGTATGGGCTATGCAGCGCAAACAAAAGCGATCAGCCGCCAGTTTAAAGCCATCCACCAGCAGAGAAGGCAGGTGTATGAACAGGGGGCCTGGTTCCGGAAACAACTGCTCGCAAATTATTTGTACAAAGGACCGACTGTTGAATGGTACATGCGGATCAAAACCGGACTGGAGAAAAATTACCAGGCTTTTATTGAAGAGGTCCCGCTGCAGGGTAAGATCCTGGACATTGGTTGCGGGTATGGCTCCATGAGTTATATGTTGCATTTCACCGGCAGGGAAAGGGAGATAACCGGGATCGATTATGACGAGGAAAAGATCTTAACGGCCAGCCATTGTTTCAGCAAGGATGCCTCGATCCGCTTTATCCATGGTAACGCCATGGATTTCGGGAATGAATACTATGATTGCATGATCATTGCAGATGTATTGCATTACCTGGAGCCGGCGCAACAGGCAGGCCTGCTGGATAAGTGCATGTCGCAACTGTTACCCGGCGGGAAGATCATTGTCCGGGAAGGAAACAGTGAAATGGGCAAAGCGCACGAAAGGACAAGGCTGACAGAATTTTTCTCCACCCGGATCATGGGCTTCAATAAAACAGCTACGGACAGGTTATATTTTTTAAGTGCTACGGCTATCCGGTCGATCGCGGAAAGCCGGGGTTTTCACTGCCGGGAAATAAAGGATAGTAACTTTACCTCTAATGTCATTTTCATATTGGCGCAAAAAGACAATTAA
- a CDS encoding DUF2062 domain-containing protein: protein MDAPTYHTRFDSRKTCVLIPTYNNVSALAAVLDDVLSYTHNIIVVNDGSTDDTLSVLARYPQVQVVSYPKNRGKGWALRQGFDAARKAGYNYAISIDSDGQHFASDLPVLLDQIDLHPKSIVVGARNMHQENVPGKSSFGNRFSNFWFWLFTGIKAPDTQSGYRLYPIKEMASIPFFTRKYEFEVEVLVRSAWHGIGVNFVPVDVYYPPPAERVSHFRPFKDFTRISLLNTVLFFIAFLYIKPRDFFRALFTREKRADLVRKILEPGQSPERKSLSIGFGIFMGIIPIWGFQLIVGIFLAFVFKLNKALVITAANISIPPMIPFILYGSFLAGAPWMGNNAKAIPLTGELSLSAVQHNLQQYVAGSITLAIVAGITIGCIAYFFLKRYSRKTGHAT, encoded by the coding sequence ATGGATGCGCCTACCTACCATACCCGGTTTGACTCACGCAAAACCTGCGTTCTTATACCAACTTATAATAATGTATCCGCACTGGCAGCCGTCCTGGATGATGTTCTTTCCTATACCCATAACATTATCGTTGTAAACGACGGCTCTACCGATGATACCCTTTCCGTCCTTGCCCGTTACCCGCAGGTCCAGGTGGTTTCCTACCCAAAAAACCGCGGCAAAGGCTGGGCCCTCCGCCAGGGCTTCGACGCCGCCCGCAAAGCCGGCTACAATTACGCCATTTCCATCGATTCCGATGGCCAGCACTTTGCGTCTGACCTCCCGGTTTTACTGGACCAGATTGACCTGCACCCGAAATCCATTGTTGTCGGTGCCCGGAATATGCACCAGGAAAACGTTCCCGGCAAAAGCAGCTTCGGTAACCGCTTCTCCAACTTCTGGTTCTGGCTCTTTACTGGCATCAAAGCGCCCGATACCCAGAGCGGCTACCGCCTCTACCCCATAAAAGAAATGGCTTCCATCCCTTTCTTTACCCGTAAATACGAATTCGAAGTGGAAGTGCTCGTAAGATCGGCCTGGCATGGCATCGGGGTTAACTTTGTCCCGGTGGATGTGTATTACCCGCCACCGGCTGAAAGGGTTTCCCATTTCCGGCCTTTCAAGGATTTTACCCGCATCAGCTTATTAAATACCGTCCTCTTTTTCATAGCCTTCCTGTATATTAAACCCCGGGACTTTTTCCGCGCTTTGTTCACCAGGGAAAAACGGGCGGACCTGGTGCGGAAAATATTGGAACCCGGACAATCACCCGAACGAAAATCCTTATCCATTGGCTTTGGTATTTTCATGGGCATCATTCCGATCTGGGGCTTCCAGCTGATAGTTGGTATTTTCCTCGCCTTTGTTTTTAAATTAAATAAAGCACTGGTGATCACTGCAGCCAATATCAGCATCCCCCCCATGATTCCCTTTATCCTGTATGGCAGTTTTTTGGCCGGCGCTCCCTGGATGGGTAATAACGCCAAAGCCATTCCTTTAACTGGAGAATTGTCTTTGTCTGCAGTACAGCATAATTTGCAGCAATATGTAGCCGGTAGTATCACCCTGGCCATTGTAGCCGGGATCACCATTGGTTGTATCGCTTACTTTTTTTTAAAACGGTATTCAAGGAAAACGGGTCACGCTACATAG
- a CDS encoding N(4)-(beta-N-acetylglucosaminyl)-L-asparaginase, whose translation MSHRRKFLQTSVAGAIALLWQRKALASVAGDIAPVINDPVVISTWDFGKAANAEAWKLLSTGGDVIDAVEAGARVPEADPTNQSVGYGGFPDRDGKVTLDACIMEGTNLSCGSVAFLEHIMHPISVAKLVMQKTPHVMLVGEGALQFALANGFQKENLLTPASEKAWKEWLKTSLYAPVINIENQFKPVDPKQLPGGPNNHDTIGMLAIDNTGKMGGACTTSGAAWKMRGRVGDSPIIGAGLYVDGEVGAATSSGLGEEVIRTCGSHTVVELMRQGLSPEKACKKAVERIVKRNPERAKTLQVGFLALDKKGNYGAYAIHKGFTYSVKNNREEKIYEAKAYLT comes from the coding sequence ATGTCGCATCGTCGCAAATTTTTGCAAACATCAGTAGCCGGGGCCATTGCCTTATTGTGGCAACGCAAAGCCCTTGCCTCGGTTGCTGGTGATATTGCCCCGGTGATCAATGATCCGGTCGTTATTTCCACCTGGGATTTTGGCAAGGCTGCCAATGCCGAAGCCTGGAAACTCTTAAGCACCGGCGGTGATGTAATTGATGCCGTGGAAGCCGGCGCAAGGGTGCCTGAAGCGGATCCGACCAACCAGTCGGTGGGCTACGGCGGATTTCCCGACCGCGATGGAAAGGTTACCCTCGATGCCTGCATCATGGAAGGCACCAACCTCAGCTGTGGTTCTGTGGCTTTCCTGGAGCATATCATGCACCCGATTTCTGTTGCCAAACTGGTGATGCAGAAAACGCCGCATGTGATGCTGGTGGGCGAAGGCGCCCTGCAGTTCGCCCTGGCCAACGGCTTCCAGAAAGAGAACCTGCTGACCCCGGCTTCTGAAAAAGCCTGGAAGGAATGGCTGAAAACATCACTCTATGCACCGGTGATCAATATAGAGAACCAGTTCAAACCGGTTGACCCCAAACAATTACCCGGCGGGCCCAATAACCACGATACCATTGGTATGCTGGCGATTGACAATACCGGTAAAATGGGTGGCGCCTGTACAACCAGTGGTGCTGCCTGGAAAATGCGGGGCCGCGTAGGTGATTCCCCCATCATTGGTGCGGGTCTCTATGTGGATGGCGAGGTAGGTGCTGCAACTTCATCCGGACTGGGTGAGGAGGTGATCCGTACCTGTGGTTCACATACCGTGGTAGAACTGATGCGGCAGGGTTTATCCCCGGAGAAAGCCTGTAAAAAAGCGGTGGAGCGTATCGTGAAGCGTAACCCTGAAAGGGCGAAGACGCTGCAGGTGGGCTTCCTGGCTTTAGATAAAAAAGGCAACTATGGCGCCTATGCCATTCATAAAGGATTTACATATTCCGTTAAGAATAACCGGGAAGAAAAAATATACGAGGCTAAGGCCTACCTGACCTGA
- a CDS encoding SusD/RagB family nutrient-binding outer membrane lipoprotein, whose product MATLGSSVFAVSCTKDFGETNTNPSTVVNPDVKFLLTYSEDQLAVYQGNEWVWESFEQMFRFTQHFSSSPYELTSNANSRYNAYYANILPNLFEIRRQIELKADKADYAKMAAVTYVIQALHGIKVTDMNGSIPYSEAMKGRYEGAYDPAFDSQETLFTTWLSELNGAITTLSAPATATEKTYGASDVLYKGDWTKWVKLANTLKLRIAARYENQDVTKTKAIVAEVLANGIGPITSIEDNLLYTNTNFEPIGGAINYRDIKYGTIALVDFMKKVNDPRIGVYFNPNDLVGSYKDTVEKYGATLPSFIDVNDPLVQFQGGPVDWTTDAPQTNYFKNAFVVSPQNKYMLISTINRRFYAPRYDGSTTGTYTEVLASAGETCLLLAEFIQKGYGSGDAEEWYKKGVEASIRTMNKIAITAGSTTPYTGTGVSEINAYLDGADVKFNGENDLERIYIQQHLNLVRQPTEAYVFCRRTGYPKKTSEYYGREVFNEPIPRRFWINDPGEVNRANWSAAYEEQGFTPNVQDALTLSQERVWYDKNAPAFGEGQ is encoded by the coding sequence ATGGCAACACTGGGATCGTCAGTGTTCGCAGTAAGTTGTACAAAAGATTTTGGTGAAACCAATACCAACCCCTCTACGGTGGTGAATCCGGATGTCAAATTCCTGTTGACCTATTCCGAAGACCAGCTGGCCGTTTACCAGGGCAATGAGTGGGTTTGGGAAAGCTTTGAACAGATGTTCCGCTTTACCCAGCATTTTAGTTCGAGTCCATATGAGTTGACAAGCAATGCGAACTCAAGGTACAATGCCTATTATGCCAACATTCTGCCGAACCTCTTTGAGATCAGGCGGCAGATCGAATTGAAAGCAGACAAGGCAGACTATGCGAAAATGGCGGCGGTGACTTATGTTATCCAGGCCCTTCATGGCATAAAAGTTACCGACATGAACGGATCGATCCCTTATTCCGAAGCGATGAAAGGCCGCTATGAAGGGGCTTATGATCCTGCTTTTGATTCACAGGAGACCCTGTTCACTACCTGGTTGTCAGAACTGAATGGCGCAATCACTACCTTGTCAGCACCCGCCACAGCCACTGAAAAAACCTATGGCGCTTCCGATGTTTTATACAAAGGGGACTGGACCAAATGGGTGAAATTGGCCAATACACTGAAACTGCGTATCGCAGCCAGGTACGAGAACCAGGATGTTACAAAAACCAAGGCAATTGTTGCCGAGGTTCTGGCTAACGGCATTGGTCCGATTACCTCCATTGAGGATAACCTGCTGTACACCAATACCAACTTTGAACCTATTGGTGGTGCGATCAATTACCGTGATATAAAATATGGTACGATTGCTCTGGTGGATTTCATGAAGAAGGTAAATGATCCGCGCATCGGGGTTTACTTTAATCCGAATGACCTCGTGGGTAGTTATAAAGACACGGTAGAAAAATATGGCGCAACCCTGCCTTCCTTCATTGATGTTAATGATCCGTTGGTGCAATTCCAGGGTGGACCGGTTGACTGGACCACCGATGCACCTCAGACCAATTATTTCAAGAATGCATTTGTGGTTTCCCCACAGAATAAATACATGTTGATCTCAACCATTAACCGCAGGTTTTATGCGCCAAGGTATGATGGATCAACAACAGGTACCTATACCGAAGTGTTGGCCAGTGCCGGTGAGACCTGCCTGTTACTCGCAGAATTTATCCAGAAGGGCTACGGAAGCGGTGATGCGGAAGAATGGTATAAAAAAGGAGTAGAAGCATCCATCCGTACCATGAACAAAATTGCAATAACTGCCGGTTCAACAACACCTTACACAGGTACCGGTGTTTCGGAAATCAACGCTTACCTGGATGGTGCCGATGTTAAATTCAATGGTGAGAACGACCTGGAAAGAATCTATATACAGCAGCACCTGAACCTGGTTCGCCAGCCAACGGAAGCTTATGTATTCTGCAGGCGGACCGGTTATCCAAAAAAGACATCCGAGTATTATGGTCGTGAAGTGTTCAACGAACCTATCCCACGCCGTTTCTGGATCAACGATCCGGGTGAAGTGAACCGTGCCAACTGGTCTGCAGCGTATGAAGAACAGGGCTTTACGCCGAATGTACAGGATGCGTTAACTTTATCACAGGAGCGTGTTTGGTATGATAAGAATGCCCCTGCTTTTGGAGAAGGACAATAA